A window of the Phycisphaerae bacterium genome harbors these coding sequences:
- a CDS encoding S9 family peptidase → MFRQRFAQFVFLLLLPVASQGATPERAHIVDAEDYFSLAVVGDVAVAPDARHAVFTETRWNPPEESRNTDLWIVEVNCRQSKRLTFDNASDSSPHWSPDSRYIYFASSRKLGDGDAPPYNGKKQVWRVPAEGGEPFAVTRLKDGIDLFDLSRDGNTLYYTVTEEHIDPDWKDLKKEYGKLTYGHGVNKVGQLWKLDLQSWRAEKLIDDQRVIRQIAVSPDQRRVAMLTTPEDVLLSNEGWSRVDVYDAETGEVEPANPDGWRAGHPTPYGWIDAVTWSDDSRALAFTISFDGYPPMLYVIEWNGDNATQYELRRPDIVTIAGGTAKWRGQGRELCFLGEYKARERVYCISDVAGGKQSGTQFITPEDGVVGAFDFTPRGDQLAFVMGTSTHTPDVYWRQPAGAFDRLTNVNPQVDTWKLPQISIVSWTAPDGKTVEGILELPPDHKPGTPLPMVVEIHGGPTSATTVNMRFWIYGRTLLPSKGYALLSPNYRGSTGYGDEFMTDLIGHENDIEVKDILAGVDAMVERGVADPDRLGVMGWSNGGFLTNCLITKSTRFKAASSGAGVLDMTIQWGTEDTPGHVINYMQGLLWDVPDAYRKASPIYDLDKVTTPTLIHVGENDERVPAANARALHRGLHYYRHVPTELVVYPGEGHGLTKYSHRKAKMKWDLAWFDHYILGKSDEGSAPASTD, encoded by the coding sequence GTGTTCCGTCAACGCTTTGCGCAATTCGTGTTTCTGCTCCTTTTGCCTGTCGCTTCGCAAGGCGCGACGCCCGAGCGGGCACACATCGTCGACGCGGAGGACTATTTCTCGCTCGCCGTCGTCGGAGACGTTGCCGTCGCGCCCGACGCCCGTCATGCTGTTTTCACCGAGACACGTTGGAACCCGCCGGAGGAAAGCCGCAACACCGATCTGTGGATCGTTGAGGTCAACTGCCGGCAGAGCAAGCGCTTGACCTTCGACAATGCTTCGGATTCTTCGCCGCACTGGAGCCCGGACAGTCGCTATATCTACTTCGCCAGCAGCCGCAAACTCGGCGACGGAGACGCGCCGCCCTACAACGGCAAGAAGCAGGTTTGGCGCGTACCTGCCGAAGGTGGAGAGCCATTCGCCGTGACGCGCCTCAAGGACGGCATCGACCTGTTCGATCTCTCCCGCGATGGAAACACGTTGTATTACACCGTCACCGAAGAGCACATCGATCCGGACTGGAAGGATCTCAAAAAGGAATACGGCAAGCTGACCTACGGGCACGGCGTAAACAAGGTCGGCCAGCTCTGGAAACTCGACCTCCAAAGCTGGCGGGCGGAGAAGCTCATTGACGATCAGCGTGTCATTCGCCAGATTGCCGTCTCCCCCGATCAGCGCCGCGTGGCCATGCTGACGACGCCGGAAGATGTGCTCCTTTCGAACGAGGGCTGGTCACGCGTGGACGTCTACGACGCCGAGACAGGCGAGGTCGAGCCCGCCAATCCAGACGGCTGGCGGGCAGGGCATCCCACACCGTACGGGTGGATCGACGCCGTCACATGGTCGGACGACAGCCGTGCCCTGGCGTTCACCATTTCCTTCGATGGCTACCCGCCGATGCTTTACGTGATCGAGTGGAACGGGGACAACGCCACGCAATACGAGCTGCGCCGACCGGACATCGTGACGATCGCAGGTGGAACCGCGAAGTGGCGAGGCCAGGGGCGCGAGCTCTGCTTCCTGGGCGAATACAAGGCCCGTGAGCGTGTTTATTGCATCTCCGATGTGGCCGGCGGGAAGCAGAGCGGTACGCAGTTCATCACTCCCGAGGACGGCGTCGTCGGTGCTTTCGACTTCACGCCCCGCGGCGACCAGCTTGCTTTCGTGATGGGCACCTCGACCCATACGCCTGACGTCTACTGGCGGCAGCCGGCAGGTGCCTTCGATCGCCTGACCAATGTCAATCCGCAGGTGGATACGTGGAAACTGCCGCAGATTTCCATCGTTTCATGGACGGCCCCCGACGGAAAGACCGTTGAAGGAATCCTCGAACTTCCTCCGGACCACAAGCCCGGTACGCCGTTGCCCATGGTCGTGGAGATTCACGGTGGTCCGACCTCGGCAACCACGGTGAACATGCGTTTCTGGATCTACGGCCGAACACTCCTTCCGTCGAAGGGCTACGCGCTCCTCAGCCCCAACTACCGCGGTTCCACGGGCTACGGCGACGAGTTCATGACCGACCTTATTGGTCACGAGAACGACATTGAGGTGAAGGACATTCTCGCGGGCGTGGACGCCATGGTCGAGCGCGGCGTCGCCGACCCCGACCGATTGGGCGTCATGGGCTGGAGCAATGGCGGATTTCTGACCAACTGCCTGATCACAAAGTCCACGCGTTTCAAGGCCGCCAGCTCCGGCGCCGGCGTGCTCGACATGACCATCCAATGGGGCACGGAGGACACTCCCGGCCATGTCATCAACTACATGCAGGGATTGCTGTGGGACGTGCCCGATGCCTACCGCAAAGCGTCCCCGATCTACGATCTCGACAAGGTGACCACGCCGACACTCATTCACGTCGGCGAGAACGACGAGCGCGTACCGGCCGCCAATGCTCGCGCCCTGCATCGCGGTCTCCACTACTACCGCCATGTTCCCACGGAACTCGTCGTCTATCCGGGCGAGGGCCACGGCCTGACCAAATACTCGCATCGAAAGGCAAAAATGAAATGGGACCTGGCCTGGTTCGACCACTACATCCTGGGAAAGAGTGATGAGGGCTCCGCGCCGGCATCGACGGATTGA
- a CDS encoding pantoate--beta-alanine ligase has protein sequence MHVVRDIDAARKAVHDLRREFGPVGLVPTMGALHEGHVSLIRASMQKCESTAVSIFLNPTQFAPGEDLSRYPANLEVDLDVCREEGARLVFTPDVSTMYPGDDATVVHVRRLGEGLCGRHRPGHFDGVATVVAKLFQIMPADYAFFGEKDYQQLLIVEQMVRDLNIPIEIVRCPTVRTEDGLALSSRNVYLSPAERKQAASLNRALFDAVEKARHGETDAGKLREDVIAAIKAAGPVDIDYVEVVDAGTLEPLSRIDRPGRICLAVRIGQCRLIDNVAVDVAASQP, from the coding sequence ATGCATGTCGTCAGGGATATTGACGCTGCTCGAAAGGCCGTCCACGACCTTCGGCGCGAATTCGGTCCGGTCGGGCTGGTGCCCACAATGGGAGCGCTGCACGAGGGCCACGTCTCCTTGATCCGAGCCTCAATGCAAAAATGTGAGTCAACGGCGGTTTCCATCTTCCTGAATCCGACGCAATTCGCGCCTGGGGAAGACCTCAGCCGGTACCCCGCGAATCTTGAAGTCGATTTGGACGTCTGTCGCGAGGAAGGGGCCCGACTGGTATTCACGCCTGATGTCTCCACGATGTATCCGGGGGACGACGCCACGGTCGTACACGTTCGGCGACTCGGCGAGGGGCTCTGCGGACGCCACCGGCCCGGACATTTTGACGGCGTCGCGACGGTCGTGGCGAAGCTTTTTCAGATCATGCCGGCAGATTACGCATTCTTCGGAGAAAAGGACTACCAGCAGCTCCTGATCGTCGAGCAGATGGTCCGCGACCTGAACATTCCGATCGAAATCGTGCGCTGCCCAACCGTGCGGACCGAGGACGGACTGGCACTTTCCTCCCGAAACGTCTATCTCTCGCCGGCGGAGCGGAAACAGGCGGCGTCACTCAATCGTGCGTTGTTCGACGCGGTGGAAAAGGCACGGCACGGAGAGACCGACGCCGGGAAGCTGCGGGAGGACGTCATCGCGGCGATCAAGGCGGCCGGTCCTGTGGATATCGATTATGTCGAAGTCGTGGACGCAGGCACGCTCGAACCATTGTCGCGCATCGATCGGCCGGGGCGCATCTGCCTGGCCGTGCGAAT
- a CDS encoding PEP-CTERM sorting domain-containing protein has product MFWVRIALAMAVFVVAAAAPANGGLIALNGPAQVVSEPPVSLVRDAVEGGDLSIFAESQGVTLDAPLTLDIGQGGAFESFSNRELGGFSTVVDAGTVVDSFIVHFDPPGSPKQQTSLSGPVTLTFAQPVFGLLVGGSSLRSTDGLLGLAGTSYLNSSHRGLEEGEDSITLSDDLRTLTINSLSGTRRDLDEIRIVSRNTAGQRVVPEPATILLGLAGLVILAARRGAQRRHSPTALSVPRATTPTSVPR; this is encoded by the coding sequence ATGTTCTGGGTTCGCATTGCGCTGGCGATGGCCGTATTCGTTGTCGCGGCGGCTGCACCGGCCAACGGAGGCTTGATCGCTCTGAACGGCCCCGCACAGGTCGTCTCAGAGCCTCCGGTTTCCCTGGTCCGTGACGCCGTCGAGGGCGGCGACCTTTCCATCTTCGCCGAGTCTCAGGGCGTCACGTTGGATGCGCCGTTGACATTGGATATCGGGCAAGGCGGCGCGTTCGAGTCCTTCTCCAATCGGGAATTGGGTGGCTTTTCCACCGTCGTGGATGCCGGAACAGTCGTCGACAGCTTCATCGTGCACTTTGACCCACCGGGTAGTCCGAAACAGCAGACTTCACTCTCGGGGCCGGTTACCCTGACCTTTGCCCAGCCCGTTTTCGGCCTGCTCGTCGGCGGATCAAGCTTGCGCTCAACCGACGGCTTACTCGGCCTGGCCGGAACGTCATACCTGAACTCAAGCCATCGCGGGCTGGAAGAAGGGGAAGATTCGATCACGCTTTCCGATGATCTCAGGACACTGACGATCAACTCGCTGAGCGGTACGCGGCGTGATCTGGACGAGATTCGTATTGTCTCGCGAAACACGGCCGGGCAACGCGTGGTTCCCGAGCCTGCAACGATTCTCCTGGGTCTTGCGGGACTCGTGATCCTGGCGGCTCGTCGGGGTGCGCAGCGGCGGCATAGCCCCACTGCTCTGAGTGTCCCCCGCGCGACTACTCCGACATCAGTTCCCCGATGA
- a CDS encoding sigma-70 family RNA polymerase sigma factor: protein MNEASEIALVRQAQRGDADAFSDLVRMYQRRAVSLAYRLLGNAEDAADVAQDAFVRAFRHLDQLADPGRFGPWLLRTVSNLSLNFRRSRASRAAMSLEDEAQLPDGARPTGRASGEASDAADLGPLPAELQSAVTQAVAQLPEKQRLSLILFSVEGMPQKEVAEVLECSIELVKWNVFQARKKLKELLAAHL, encoded by the coding sequence GTGAATGAGGCGTCCGAGATCGCCCTGGTTCGGCAAGCCCAACGGGGCGACGCCGACGCCTTCTCCGATCTGGTGCGGATGTACCAGCGGCGGGCGGTTTCGCTTGCCTATCGGCTGCTGGGCAACGCCGAAGACGCCGCAGACGTGGCCCAGGACGCCTTCGTCCGGGCTTTTCGCCATCTCGATCAGCTTGCCGATCCGGGGAGATTCGGGCCGTGGCTGCTTCGAACCGTCAGCAACCTGTCACTCAACTTCCGCCGATCGCGGGCGAGCCGGGCGGCCATGTCGCTGGAAGACGAGGCCCAACTTCCGGACGGCGCCCGGCCGACGGGACGAGCGAGCGGCGAGGCGAGCGATGCGGCCGATCTCGGACCCTTGCCCGCGGAGCTGCAAAGCGCCGTGACCCAGGCCGTGGCACAGCTTCCCGAGAAGCAGCGCCTTTCGCTGATTCTCTTCAGCGTCGAAGGCATGCCCCAGAAGGAGGTGGCCGAGGTGTTGGAGTGCAGTATCGAACTGGTCAAATGGAACGTCTTTCAGGCGAGGAAGAAACTGAAGGAACTGTTGGCCGCGCATCTGTAG